ACGGCCGCTACGAAGCGGTTGACATCCCCGACCGCACCTGGCCCGACAACCGCATCACCGTCGCGCCCCGCTGGCTCTCCACCGACCTGCGGGACGGCAACCAGGCACTGATCGACCCGATGTCGCCCGCCCGTAAGCGCGAGATGTTCGATCTGCTGGTGCGCATGGGCTACAAGGAGATCGAGGTCGGCTTCCCCTCCTCCGGGGAGACGGACTTCGCGTTCGTCCGCTCGATCATCGAAGAGGGCGCGATCCCCGAGGACGTGACGATCTCCGTCCTGACGCAGGCCCGCGAGGAGCTGATCGAGCGCACCGTCGAGTCGCTGCGCGGCGCCCACCGCGCCACGGTGCACCTGTACAACGCCACCGCCCCCACCTTCCGCCGGGTCGTCTTCCGCGGCTCGAAGGAGCAGGTCAAGCAGATCGCCGTGGACGGCACCCGGCTGGTCATGGAATACGCCGACAAGATCCTCGGCGACGAGACGATCTTCGGCTACCAGTACAGCCCGGAGATCTTCACCGACACCGAGCTGGACTTCGCGCTGGAGGTCTGTGAGGCGGTCTGTGACGTCTGGCAGCCCGAAGAGGGCCGCGAGATCATCCTGAACCTGCCCGCCACCGTCGAGCGCTCCACGCCGTCCACCCATGCCGACCGCTTCGAGTGGATGTCGCGCAACCTGTCCCGGCGCGAGCACGTATGCCTGTCCGTACACCCGCACAACGACCGGGGCACCGCGGTCGCCGCCGCCGAGCTGGCGATCATGGCGGGTGCCGACCGCATCGAGGGCTGTCTGTTCGGGCAGGGCGAGCGCACCGGCAATGTCGACCTGGTGACGCTGGGCATGAACCTGTTCTCCCAGGGCGTCGACCCGCAGATCGACTTCTCGCAGATCGACGAGATCCGTCGTACGAGCGAGTACTGCAACCAGATGGAGATCCACCCGCGCCACCCCTACGCGGGCGATCTGGTCTACACCGCCTTCTCCGGCTCCCACCAGGACGCCATCAAGAAGGGCTTCGACGCCATGGAGGCCGAGGCCACCGCCGCCGGCAAGACCGTGGACGACATCGAGTGGGCGGTCCCGTACCTGCCCATCGACCCCAAGGACGTCGGCCGCTCCTACGAGGCCGTCATCCGCGTCAACTCGCAGTCCGGCAAGGGCGGTATCGCCTACGTCCTGAAGAACGACCACAAGCTGGAACTGCCGCGCCGGATGCAGATCGAGTTCTCCCGGATCATCCAGGAGAAGACCGACACCGAGGGCGGCGAGGTCACGCCGACCGCCATCTGGTCGGCCTTCCAGGACGAGTACCTGCCCAACCCCGAGAACCCGTGGGGCCGCATCCAGGTCAAGAACGGCCAGACCACCACCGACAAGGACGGCATCGACACCCTCACCGTCGAGGCCGAGGTGGACGGTGCGGAGACGGTGCTGGTCGGTACCGGCAACGGCCCGATCTCCGCGTTCTTCGACGCGCTGCAGAGCATCGACGTGGACGCGCGGCTGCTGGACTACCAGGAGCACACCATGAGCGAGGGTGCCTCCTCGCTGGCCGCCTCGTACATCGAGTGCGCGATCGGTGACAAGGTCCTGTGGGGCATCGGTATCGACGCCAACACCACGCGCGCCTCGCTGAAGGCCGTCGTCTCCGCCGTGAACCGCGCGGGCCGCTGACCCGGCACGAGCACCTCCTCTCGCGCCCCCGTGGCTCTCACCGAGCCGCGGGGGCGCCGTTGTGCGACCCCGCCACCTGAAGGTGGGGTTTGGACTCCGTGCCTGTCACGGTGAGTAAGTGATTCAGTACGTTTGGTGACCAGCGCCCGTCGGACAGGCCGCGGCGCGGACACCAAGGACGTGCAGATGAGCAGATATGGCATGCCCGCACTCTCCCGGCTGGCCGTCGCGGCGGTTGCCTCGCTCGCCGTGGTGGCC
This genomic stretch from Streptomyces nigrescens harbors:
- the leuA gene encoding 2-isopropylmalate synthase, producing MTNPSSPAGHAVGRPTPVTNATQLQRPSGMPVHKYGRYEAVDIPDRTWPDNRITVAPRWLSTDLRDGNQALIDPMSPARKREMFDLLVRMGYKEIEVGFPSSGETDFAFVRSIIEEGAIPEDVTISVLTQAREELIERTVESLRGAHRATVHLYNATAPTFRRVVFRGSKEQVKQIAVDGTRLVMEYADKILGDETIFGYQYSPEIFTDTELDFALEVCEAVCDVWQPEEGREIILNLPATVERSTPSTHADRFEWMSRNLSRREHVCLSVHPHNDRGTAVAAAELAIMAGADRIEGCLFGQGERTGNVDLVTLGMNLFSQGVDPQIDFSQIDEIRRTSEYCNQMEIHPRHPYAGDLVYTAFSGSHQDAIKKGFDAMEAEATAAGKTVDDIEWAVPYLPIDPKDVGRSYEAVIRVNSQSGKGGIAYVLKNDHKLELPRRMQIEFSRIIQEKTDTEGGEVTPTAIWSAFQDEYLPNPENPWGRIQVKNGQTTTDKDGIDTLTVEAEVDGAETVLVGTGNGPISAFFDALQSIDVDARLLDYQEHTMSEGASSLAASYIECAIGDKVLWGIGIDANTTRASLKAVVSAVNRAGR